The Verrucomicrobiales bacterium genome segment TCACTTGCGCTTGCAGTTTTACCGATTCCGCCAGGGGCCGTCCGCTTCTAGAAAAATCCCAAAGAAGGAGTAGAGCTGTTCGTTGGAGATCGCATCCGGCGTGTGATCCCGTCGGTTGCTCATCCCAACATGTGCCTTCACGCCCAGTAGCTCGTTCACCTGGATGGTATGATTGAGCGCGGTCCAGCGCTCGGGAGGATCCTCGGATCCGCCACTCACGAAGAATGGCCGCGGTGCGATGAGTGCATGCAGTTCGTGCAGGTCGTGACCACGCTCCCGGAGTTGCCGATACGCCCCGGTGGTGGGGTTGTCTGCGGTGGGAACCCCGGCGCGCGCGCGTTTCTGCACGGGATCTTGCCCGAGATACCACGGCTCCCAATAGTTCACATTGGGACGGGTTTCATCAAAGACGATGCCCGGATCGCTGATCGCGACGGCGGCGAAACGATCGAAGAGCGCCGCGGCAAAAAGGGCCCATTTGCCCCCGTAGCTGTGTCCGGTCACCCCAATGCGACGACGGTCCACCTGCGGCAGTGCAGCCAGCAGGTGCCAGCAATTCGCCGCGACATAAGCGTGGAATGACAGCGGCTGGCACTGGGCGGCTCCTAAGGCTGGCTGGTAGGCGTTTCCTCCCGGAGTGCCGATGCTGAGGGTGACAAAACCTCGTCGTGTGAGCTGAAGGGCAAAATCGCGAAACGGTTGTTCACGGTTCAATCCAATGCTGGTCTCCGGTTCATAGTAGACCACCAAGACCGCGGGTTTGCGTCCCGGTCCTTCTGGGCTGAGCAGCCAGCCCTCCTGCTTTTGCCCAGGGGCAATCTCGAGGCGGATCCGCTTTTGTCTGAAGTTGTCGCGACGCGACTCGCTGAGCACTTCCCACCGTGGTTTCTTGATCTCTTCAGGCCATGGCCCCAGGGCGGTTCGCCACGCTCCCTCGATTTCTTCGCGGCGTCGGACCCACTCTTTCCGGGTACGGACGGGTGAACCATCGTCGAACAGGAGCGGCGATCTCAGCTCCGCGAGTTTGCCTGCGTATTCTGGCGGGGGGCTAAGAAGCGGGTTTACGGTGAGCTGAGCTGAGTTCGGATGGGCGACTTCTACCACCACGCGTCGATATCGGGTCAGGGGTGGTTGCCCGGAGTCTGTCGCCGCTACCAGGACATGGAGGGTTTCACCGCCGGCATCCGCCGGAATGACCATTTCCGTGCTTGAGCCGTGGTTCGATGAGAAGGAGGCAGGCCCTCGATAGCTTCCTGCTTCTGGATAGAGGAACCATTCGAACTGCAAGCGGCCTCCATCGGGATCGTTGCTCCCCTCCGTTCGCAATGGGAGCCGTTGACCTGGGCGTGCGCGTAGATGAAGGATAGAATATCCGGGCACCTCGTTGAGAACTAGTTGCGGAGGATGATTGGCGGCGTTGGGCGGCTGGACGCACCAATCGAGGCGCGCGCGAAAGTCATTTTGCAAGGCCACCGCCCAGCGGCTCAAGGTTTGGTCGCGGTTGGTGGTGCCGTGCCAGGCATCTTCCTGGTTCGCCCAGAAGTAGGCTCTCGCTGGAAAGTGTTCCGGCCGACCTCCGTAGCGTCCTCCCCAACTGCCCCAGGTGGGCTGATCGGGATCGTTCATTCCCGTGGGGACTAGATAGAGGAATGACATCGAGTCTCCCTCCTTTTGCGGATGCGTGGTGTTGACGGGGTAAAGCGCTCCGAGTGGACCGTGGTTTTGCACCACGTCGCGCAGGATATCAAATCCACCCGCGGTAGCGGTCAGGGCTGAGAACCGATGGTACCATCGACGTTTCTGGATCTCCGGCTGCCAGGTGTTCACCCATAATCTCCAAGGTGGATCGATGT includes the following:
- a CDS encoding DUF1593 domain-containing protein: MFTTLLLNKSTQPALGFLLVLALSLPLPAQIPFTPERHRILIETDAGGDPDDEQSLVRFLLYANEWDVEGIIANRLKARDGENRHLERTGLGIVRSLIDAYSQCFSNLVQHDARYPQPDILRARTVPGHDETQEGVELILRAVDSTDPRPLWYSDWGSDNGSGTNNLRRALDKVRRERGDAGYRKFKNRLRLVSYDKFAEHSDIDPPWRLWVNTWQPEIQKRRWYHRFSALTATAGGFDILRDVVQNHGPLGALYPVNTTHPQKEGDSMSFLYLVPTGMNDPDQPTWGSWGGRYGGRPEHFPARAYFWANQEDAWHGTTNRDQTLSRWAVALQNDFRARLDWCVQPPNAANHPPQLVLNEVPGYSILHLRARPGQRLPLRTEGSNDPDGGRLQFEWFLYPEAGSYRGPASFSSNHGSSTEMVIPADAGGETLHVLVAATDSGQPPLTRYRRVVVEVAHPNSAQLTVNPLLSPPPEYAGKLAELRSPLLFDDGSPVRTRKEWVRRREEIEGAWRTALGPWPEEIKKPRWEVLSESRRDNFRQKRIRLEIAPGQKQEGWLLSPEGPGRKPAVLVVYYEPETSIGLNREQPFRDFALQLTRRGFVTLSIGTPGGNAYQPALGAAQCQPLSFHAYVAANCWHLLAALPQVDRRRIGVTGHSYGGKWALFAAALFDRFAAVAISDPGIVFDETRPNVNYWEPWYLGQDPVQKRARAGVPTADNPTTGAYRQLRERGHDLHELHALIAPRPFFVSGGSEDPPERWTALNHTIQVNELLGVKAHVGMSNRRDHTPDAISNEQLYSFFGIFLEADGPWRNR